A DNA window from Arachis hypogaea cultivar Tifrunner chromosome 18, arahy.Tifrunner.gnm2.J5K5, whole genome shotgun sequence contains the following coding sequences:
- the LOC112772138 gene encoding prefoldin subunit 1: MADEANRTAFLEIQGRMIESTGKMKQVQNQMRSKEAEKKRAYLTLEELKQLPDDTNVYKSIGMFVLESKAALMNEQENKFKDSEASIISLQSSKEYLEKQIAEVENNLRELLQQDPGLARQIMSMNV, from the exons ATGGCAGATGAAGCCAACAGAACT GCATTCCTTGAAATTCAAGGTCGCATGATTGAGAGTACTGGAAAAATGAAACAG GTGCAAAACCAGATGCGTTCCAAAGAAGCAGAAAAGAAACGGGCTTATTTGACCTTGGAGGAGCTGAAGCAGTTACCTGATGATACTAATGTTTACAAATCCATTGGTAT GTTTGTGCTAGAGTCGAAGGCAGCGTTAATGAATGAACAGGAGAACAAGTTCAAGGACAGTGAAGCTTCAATTATCTCATTACAG AGCTCGAAAGAATATTTGGAGAAGCAGATAGCAGAGGTTGAAAACAATTTGAGAGAGCTGTTACAACAAGATCCTGGTCTTGCACGTCAAATTATGTCGATGAATGTATGA